From the Choloepus didactylus isolate mChoDid1 chromosome 20, mChoDid1.pri, whole genome shotgun sequence genome, one window contains:
- the LOC119516513 gene encoding serine protease 52-like, producing MPGISNIVGGVPTDIRDFPWQVAIFEKGQHLCGGSILSEWWILSASHCFSEKNVSDMEIIYGEENLNINNLTKMKVDKIIIHRQYNPWILDNDIALLLLETPLIFDFKKAPICLSAVTNIHSWRNCWVTGWGITVPMYTKSPVLRKVDLTLIQWKKCSHYVFLLTKNMLCAGNTDSLKDACQVTELALCLCGAATRG from the exons ATGCCAGGAATTTCCAATATCGTAGGCGGGGTTCCTACAGACATTAGAGACTTCCCATGGCAGGTGGCTATTTTTGAAAAAGGGCAACATCTCTGTGGAGGATCTATACTCAGTGAGTGGTGGATTCTATCTGCATCTCATTgcttctcagaaaaaaatgt ATCTGATATGGAGATCATATATGGTGAAGAAAACTTAAACATCAACAACTTGACAAAGATGAAAGTGGACAAGATAATTATTCACCGTCAATATAACCCCTGGATCTTGGATAATGATATAGCCCTGCTCTTGCTGGAAACCCCATTAATCTTTGATTTCAAGAAAGCGCCCATCTGCCTTTCAGCAGTCACCAACATACACAGCTGGAGGAACTGCTGGGTAACTGGATGGGGCATTACTG TTCCAATGTATACTAAGAGTCCAGTGCTGCGGAAAGTTGACCTCACCCTGATCCAATGGAAAAAGTGTTCCCATTACGTCTTCCTACTCACCAAGAACATGCTGTGTGCTGGGAACACTGACAGTCTGAAGGATGCCTGCCAGGTAACGGAGCTTGCCCTGTGCTTATGTGGGGCTGCCACCAGGGGCTGA